A portion of the Pseudomonas sp. PSE14 genome contains these proteins:
- a CDS encoding c-type cytochrome: MKRKTLWSGALAVAVIGAACAGVLMWRPAIAPLAQLAVAAPEQIRRGAQVVEAGDCAVCHTRPGGAYLAGGLPLVTPFGTLYSTNITPDPQTGIGQWSYDAFERAMRKGIARDGHFLYPAFPYVHYRRMSDDDLRDAYAYLMSGPPVDAPARENQMNFPMNLRPLVSFWNLLFLRGEPAPTDASRSAQWNRGRYLVEGAGHCAACHSPLNLLGAEKSAQRMAGGIVDGWEAPSLLGMAKARNPWSSPQLIAYLRGDVAAGHGAAAGPMRPVSEGLGNLPASDVEAIADYLLSLEGATAALPAGNAQAAAEPDSKAPGAALFQASCAGCHGEAAPMRAIDARPALARTSALRAASPRNFLKTVLEGLPPIPGQPGPQMPPFADSLDNRQLAELAAYLRAGAEPGQPWADLATTIDALRQEAP, from the coding sequence ATGAAGCGCAAGACGCTCTGGAGCGGCGCCCTGGCCGTAGCCGTCATTGGAGCGGCCTGCGCCGGCGTGCTCATGTGGCGGCCCGCCATCGCTCCCCTCGCCCAGCTGGCAGTCGCCGCCCCGGAACAGATCCGCCGAGGCGCGCAGGTCGTAGAGGCCGGGGACTGCGCCGTCTGCCATACCCGCCCCGGTGGCGCCTATCTGGCCGGCGGTCTGCCGTTGGTCACGCCCTTCGGCACCCTCTACAGCACCAACATCACCCCCGATCCGCAGACCGGCATCGGCCAGTGGTCGTACGACGCCTTCGAGCGCGCCATGCGCAAAGGCATTGCCCGCGATGGCCATTTCCTTTATCCCGCCTTCCCCTACGTGCACTACCGGCGGATGAGCGACGACGACCTGCGCGATGCCTACGCCTACCTGATGAGCGGGCCGCCGGTGGATGCACCGGCCAGGGAGAACCAGATGAATTTCCCGATGAATCTGCGGCCCCTGGTGTCCTTCTGGAACCTGCTGTTCCTGCGCGGCGAACCCGCGCCGACCGACGCCAGCCGTTCGGCGCAGTGGAACCGTGGCCGTTATCTGGTGGAAGGCGCCGGGCACTGCGCAGCCTGCCACTCCCCGCTGAACCTGCTGGGCGCGGAGAAATCCGCGCAGCGCATGGCCGGTGGCATCGTGGATGGCTGGGAAGCTCCGTCGTTGCTGGGAATGGCCAAGGCGCGCAATCCCTGGAGCAGCCCGCAATTGATCGCTTATCTGCGCGGCGACGTGGCGGCGGGACACGGCGCGGCTGCCGGCCCCATGCGTCCGGTCAGCGAGGGGTTGGGCAATCTGCCCGCAAGCGACGTGGAGGCCATCGCCGATTATCTGCTGAGCCTGGAGGGAGCCACTGCCGCCCTCCCCGCCGGCAATGCGCAAGCGGCTGCCGAGCCGGACTCGAAGGCGCCTGGCGCGGCACTGTTCCAGGCGTCCTGCGCCGGCTGTCATGGCGAGGCCGCGCCGATGCGCGCCATCGACGCCCGCCCGGCGCTGGCCCGAACCTCGGCGCTGCGCGCGGCGAGCCCGCGCAACTTCCTCAAGACCGTACTCGAAGGTCTTCCCCCCATCCCGGGGCAGCCCGGCCCGCAGATGCCCCCGTTCGCCGACAGCCTCGACAACCGCCAGCTCGCCGAACTCGCCGCCTACCTGCGCGCAGGCGCCGAGCCTGGCCAGCCCTGGGCCGATCTTGCCACGACCATCGACGCCCTGCGCCAGGAGGCGCCATGA
- a CDS encoding LysR family transcriptional regulator, producing MDKLLALTMFVETVRCGGYSAAARRLGVATSSVARQVAGLEAELGAALLNRTTRQNSPTAVGLGYYEKAVSILDALAEADGAIFDRGSEARGRLRVSMPVEFGRRIIAPHIGRFLAQHPELEVSLSLSDQMTDLLKERIDVSVRLGSSLANDDIISKPVGRFERWVVASPEYLARTRVPTHPHDLLEHQCLCFDYDSAPPNWVLRDDVESFAINVQGRLQSNNAEILREAALSGAGLTLLADWLVAEDVRQGRLTRVLAGYDASPGGASCLINALYLPNHRGSSRIRAFIAFLEDALRR from the coding sequence ATGGACAAACTGCTGGCCCTCACCATGTTCGTCGAAACCGTACGCTGTGGCGGTTACTCCGCCGCGGCACGCCGGCTGGGCGTAGCGACTTCCTCGGTGGCCCGCCAGGTCGCTGGCCTCGAAGCCGAACTGGGCGCCGCGCTGCTCAATCGCACCACGCGGCAGAACAGCCCAACCGCAGTCGGCCTGGGGTACTACGAAAAGGCCGTGAGCATCCTCGATGCGCTGGCCGAGGCGGACGGCGCCATTTTCGACCGTGGCAGCGAGGCCAGGGGACGCCTGCGGGTCAGCATGCCGGTGGAGTTCGGCCGGCGGATCATCGCGCCGCACATCGGGCGCTTCCTGGCGCAGCATCCCGAACTGGAAGTCAGCCTTTCCCTGAGCGACCAGATGACCGACCTGCTGAAGGAACGGATCGACGTCTCGGTCCGCCTGGGTTCGAGCCTGGCGAACGACGACATCATCAGCAAGCCCGTGGGGCGCTTCGAGCGCTGGGTGGTGGCCAGCCCCGAGTACCTGGCGCGTACCCGCGTTCCCACCCATCCGCACGACCTGCTGGAGCACCAATGCCTGTGCTTCGATTACGACAGCGCGCCGCCGAACTGGGTGCTGCGCGATGACGTGGAGAGCTTTGCGATCAACGTGCAGGGGCGCCTGCAGAGCAACAACGCCGAGATACTCCGCGAGGCCGCGCTCTCAGGTGCCGGCCTGACCCTGCTGGCGGACTGGCTGGTCGCCGAGGACGTGCGCCAGGGACGCCTGACGCGCGTACTGGCCGGCTATGACGCAAGCCCAGGTGGCGCCAGCTGCCTGATCAATGCGCTGTACCTGCCCAACCACCGGGGTTCCAGTCGCATCAGGGCGTTCATCGCCTTTCTTGAAGACGCGTTGCGGCGCTGA
- a CDS encoding SDR family oxidoreductase, with amino-acid sequence MTQSHPGTALITGASSGIGAIYAERLARRGHDLILVARNRGRLNALAQRLSDETGRSVEVVVADLADRSDLARVEELLRTDASISLLVNNAGVGATRPLLESNVDKLEELLTLNVNVLTRLTYAAVPGFVARGGGTLINIASIVAIAPEVLNGVYGGSKAFVLAFSQSLHHELADKNVRVQVVLPGATATDFWGVAGTPLEYLPEAIVMKAEDMVDAALAGFDQGEFATIPALPEIADLNDYEAARQKLMPNLSLSTPAARYRH; translated from the coding sequence ATGACCCAGTCCCATCCCGGCACCGCCCTGATCACCGGTGCATCCTCCGGCATTGGCGCCATCTATGCCGAGCGCCTGGCCCGCCGTGGCCATGACCTGATCCTGGTCGCCCGCAATCGCGGCCGCCTGAATGCCCTGGCCCAGCGCCTGAGCGACGAAACCGGTCGCTCCGTCGAGGTGGTGGTCGCCGACCTGGCCGACAGGTCCGACCTGGCGCGGGTCGAAGAGCTGCTCAGGACCGATGCCAGCATCTCCCTGCTGGTGAACAATGCCGGCGTCGGCGCGACCCGGCCGCTGCTGGAATCCAATGTCGACAAACTGGAAGAGCTGCTCACGCTCAACGTGAACGTGCTGACTCGCCTGACCTATGCGGCGGTGCCGGGTTTCGTCGCCCGGGGTGGCGGCACCCTGATCAACATCGCGTCCATCGTCGCCATCGCCCCGGAGGTGCTGAACGGTGTGTATGGCGGCTCCAAGGCGTTCGTCCTGGCGTTCAGCCAATCCCTGCATCATGAGCTGGCGGACAAGAACGTCAGGGTGCAGGTGGTACTGCCCGGCGCGACGGCTACCGATTTCTGGGGCGTGGCGGGAACTCCGTTGGAGTATCTGCCGGAGGCCATCGTGATGAAGGCCGAAGACATGGTGGATGCGGCGCTGGCCGGCTTCGACCAGGGCGAATTCGCCACCATTCCGGCCCTTCCGGAGATTGCCGACCTGAACGACTACGAGGCGGCGCGCCAGAAGCTGATGCCCAACCTGTCGCTGAGTACGCCTGCTGCACGCTATCGCCATTGA
- a CDS encoding LysR substrate-binding domain-containing protein — protein MNRNDLRRVDMNLLVIFESLMFERNLTRAAEKLFLGQPAVSAALARLRDLFDDPLLVRNGKGYEPTQRALAILRELQPAMDTISSAVSRAREFDPATNRDTFRIGLSDDAEFGLFPQLLRQIREEAPDVVVVVRRVNFLLMSAMLASGEISVGVSYTTELPANAKRRKLRDMKAKVLRGDDRPEALTLDDFSERPHALVSFSGDLCGNIDNDLARVGRTRRVALAVPQFSGLRSILPGTELLACVPDYAAAALIDGSRLRADDPPFPIATSELSMVWGEVTDNDPAERWLRNKIVEHMAEPGA, from the coding sequence ATGAACCGTAACGATCTGCGCCGCGTCGACATGAACCTGCTGGTGATCTTCGAGTCGCTGATGTTCGAAAGGAATCTGACCCGCGCCGCCGAAAAGCTCTTCCTCGGCCAGCCCGCCGTGAGCGCCGCGCTGGCCCGCCTGCGCGACCTCTTCGACGACCCGCTGCTGGTGCGCAACGGCAAGGGCTACGAGCCCACACAGCGTGCCCTGGCGATCCTCCGTGAACTGCAGCCGGCCATGGACACCATTTCCAGCGCCGTCAGCCGCGCCCGTGAGTTCGACCCGGCGACCAACCGCGACACCTTCCGCATCGGCCTGTCCGATGACGCCGAGTTCGGCCTCTTTCCGCAATTGCTCAGGCAGATCCGCGAGGAAGCACCGGACGTGGTCGTGGTGGTGCGGCGGGTGAACTTCCTGTTGATGTCGGCGATGCTGGCCTCGGGGGAAATCTCCGTCGGCGTCAGCTACACCACCGAGCTGCCGGCCAACGCCAAGCGCCGCAAGCTGCGCGACATGAAGGCCAAGGTGCTGCGCGGCGACGATCGTCCCGAGGCGCTCACCCTGGATGACTTCAGTGAGCGCCCCCATGCGCTGGTGTCGTTCTCCGGCGACCTGTGCGGCAACATCGACAACGACCTGGCCAGAGTCGGACGCACTCGCCGCGTGGCGCTGGCGGTCCCGCAGTTCAGCGGCCTGCGCTCGATACTGCCGGGCACCGAGCTGCTCGCCTGCGTCCCGGATTATGCGGCGGCGGCTCTCATCGATGGCAGTCGCCTGCGTGCCGACGACCCGCCCTTCCCCATCGCCACCTCGGAGCTGTCCATGGTCTGGGGCGAAGTCACCGACAACGACCCCGCCGAGCGCTGGCTGCGCAACAAGATCGTCGAACACATGGCCGAGCCGGGGGCCTGA
- a CDS encoding GlxA family transcriptional regulator, whose protein sequence is MHRIGYLLTDGFQVLSLATQTVFEFANLVAGEPFYSVENFSPAGGLVCSSLGLAVETRPLQAPGLADTWIVVGVNDPVTSETPTAVLDFVRRAGGQARRTVGVCTGGFILAEAGLLAGRRATTHWAYAQALHKRHPDITVEDDRIYIVDGPIWTSAGMTAGLDLAVGMVEKDLGADVARSVAHKLVMHQHRSGGQSQHSEMLDLAPKSDRIQSALNYARNHLSRPLSVEELADFVHLSPRQFTRVFTAETGQSPAKAIEGLRLEAARLMIEQSRHSLDVVAREAGFRDRRHLREAFIRGFGVPPQAVRRDARRVMADRPGAAESGA, encoded by the coding sequence ATGCATCGCATCGGCTACTTGCTGACTGACGGTTTCCAGGTGCTCTCCCTGGCCACCCAGACAGTCTTCGAATTCGCCAACCTGGTCGCCGGGGAGCCGTTCTACAGCGTCGAGAACTTCTCCCCGGCCGGCGGCCTGGTGTGCTCCTCCCTGGGGCTTGCCGTGGAAACCCGCCCCCTGCAGGCGCCGGGGCTGGCCGATACCTGGATAGTGGTCGGGGTCAACGATCCCGTCACCAGCGAGACGCCTACCGCCGTGCTCGACTTCGTGCGCCGGGCTGGCGGCCAGGCGCGGCGTACCGTCGGCGTCTGCACCGGCGGCTTCATTCTCGCCGAGGCGGGCCTGCTGGCCGGGCGCCGCGCGACGACCCACTGGGCCTACGCCCAGGCGCTGCACAAGCGCCATCCGGACATCACCGTCGAGGACGACCGCATCTACATCGTCGACGGCCCTATCTGGACCTCGGCGGGCATGACCGCCGGGCTCGACCTCGCCGTCGGCATGGTGGAGAAGGACCTGGGCGCGGACGTGGCCCGCTCGGTGGCGCACAAGCTGGTGATGCACCAGCACCGCTCCGGCGGACAGTCGCAGCACTCGGAAATGCTCGACCTCGCGCCCAAGTCGGACCGTATCCAGAGCGCCCTGAACTACGCGCGCAACCACCTGAGCCGCCCGCTCAGCGTCGAGGAGCTGGCGGACTTCGTGCACCTGAGCCCGCGCCAGTTCACCCGCGTATTCACTGCCGAAACAGGGCAATCCCCGGCCAAGGCCATCGAGGGACTGCGCCTGGAAGCCGCCCGGCTGATGATCGAACAGAGCCGCCACTCCCTGGACGTAGTGGCACGGGAAGCCGGCTTCCGCGATCGTCGCCACCTGCGCGAAGCCTTCATCCGCGGCTTCGGCGTACCCCCGCAGGCGGTACGCCGCGATGCTCGCCGGGTGATGGCCGACCGGCCTGGGGCTGCTGAATCCGGGGCGTAA
- a CDS encoding (2Fe-2S)-binding protein, whose amino-acid sequence MTLLTLNVNGTLHKLDIDPDMPLLYALRNQLGLNGAKYGCGLGQCGACTVLVDDKPVFSCLTPCLGLEDKRIRTVESLGSAEHPGPLQRAFIDAQAAQCGYCIAGMLMRAQALLEREPHPDEATIRAHMASNLCRCGTHLRIIQAIRAVAGQGGAA is encoded by the coding sequence ATGACCCTTCTGACCCTGAACGTGAATGGCACGCTGCACAAACTCGACATCGACCCCGACATGCCGCTGCTCTACGCCTTGCGCAACCAGCTCGGCCTCAACGGTGCCAAGTACGGCTGCGGCCTGGGCCAGTGCGGCGCTTGCACCGTACTGGTCGACGACAAGCCGGTGTTTTCATGCCTGACACCCTGCCTCGGCCTGGAGGACAAGCGCATTCGCACTGTGGAAAGTCTGGGCAGTGCCGAGCATCCGGGGCCGCTGCAGCGGGCCTTCATCGACGCCCAGGCGGCGCAGTGCGGTTACTGCATCGCCGGCATGCTGATGCGCGCCCAGGCCCTGCTGGAGCGCGAGCCGCACCCTGACGAGGCGACGATTCGTGCGCACATGGCCAGCAACCTGTGCCGCTGCGGCACGCATCTGCGGATCATCCAGGCCATTCGTGCCGTCGCCGGCCAAGGGGGCGCAGCATGA
- a CDS encoding MFS transporter, which translates to MSFANSATADPDSISVNATPTLSTALVIFLAFCCGAVVANLYYAQPIVEMIAPSIGLSTAHASLIVSLTQFGYALGLLFLVPLADLLENRRLLVGFTLAVALCLAAAALSRTPSLFLVSSLLIGLTSVAVQILVPLAAHMAPEASRGRVVGNIMSGLLLGILLSRPLASTLAEAFGWRGVFYSAAVLMAVMAVVMGRVLPRRVPAHQASYAALIASVFALARRHAVLRERSLYQGLLFASFSSFWTIAPIELVRQHGFSQNQVALFALVGAVGAVAAPIAGRLADAGHGLRGTTVALLLAPLSLLAGALPGAGWVWMVVAAVLLDFAVQLNMVLGQREVYALDPNSRARLNAVYMTSIFVGGAFGSLIASPLYEHLGWASFSGLSALFPALALLLFLLHSNMKKSTDVQVN; encoded by the coding sequence ATGTCCTTTGCCAATTCCGCTACGGCCGATCCCGACTCCATTTCCGTCAACGCAACGCCGACGCTGTCCACGGCCCTGGTGATCTTTCTCGCCTTCTGCTGTGGCGCGGTCGTCGCCAATCTCTACTACGCCCAGCCGATCGTGGAGATGATCGCGCCCTCCATCGGTCTCTCCACCGCACATGCCAGCCTGATCGTTTCCCTGACCCAGTTCGGCTATGCCCTGGGTCTGCTGTTCCTGGTTCCGCTGGCCGACCTGCTGGAGAACCGCCGGCTGCTGGTGGGCTTCACCCTGGCCGTGGCGCTGTGCCTGGCCGCCGCCGCGCTGAGCCGTACGCCTTCGCTGTTCCTCGTCAGCTCCTTGCTGATCGGCCTGACCTCGGTGGCCGTGCAGATCCTCGTGCCGCTGGCCGCGCACATGGCCCCGGAAGCCTCCCGGGGCCGCGTCGTGGGCAACATCATGAGCGGCCTGCTGCTGGGCATCCTGCTGTCGCGCCCGCTGGCCAGCACCCTGGCCGAAGCCTTCGGCTGGCGCGGTGTGTTCTACAGCGCAGCAGTGCTGATGGCGGTGATGGCCGTGGTGATGGGGCGGGTGCTGCCGCGCCGGGTCCCGGCGCACCAGGCCAGCTATGCCGCGCTGATCGCCTCGGTGTTCGCCCTGGCTCGCCGCCACGCGGTGCTGCGCGAGCGCTCGCTCTATCAGGGGCTGCTGTTTGCCAGCTTCAGCAGCTTCTGGACCATCGCCCCGATCGAGCTCGTCCGCCAGCACGGCTTCAGCCAGAACCAGGTGGCGCTCTTCGCCCTGGTCGGCGCGGTGGGCGCCGTTGCCGCCCCCATCGCCGGCCGACTGGCCGACGCCGGGCATGGCCTCCGCGGTACCACCGTCGCCTTGCTGCTGGCTCCGCTGTCGCTTCTGGCCGGTGCACTGCCGGGCGCCGGCTGGGTCTGGATGGTAGTCGCCGCGGTGCTGCTGGACTTCGCCGTGCAACTGAACATGGTGCTCGGCCAGCGCGAGGTGTACGCCCTCGACCCGAACAGCCGGGCACGCCTGAACGCCGTGTACATGACCAGCATCTTCGTCGGCGGGGCCTTCGGTTCGCTGATCGCCAGCCCGCTCTACGAACACCTGGGCTGGGCATCCTTCTCAGGTTTGTCCGCACTGTTCCCGGCCCTGGCGCTGCTGCTGTTCCTGTTGCATTCGAACATGAAGAAGAGCACAGACGTGCAAGTCAACTGA